The proteins below are encoded in one region of Triticum aestivum cultivar Chinese Spring chromosome 1B, IWGSC CS RefSeq v2.1, whole genome shotgun sequence:
- the LOC123127097 gene encoding uncharacterized protein produces the protein MSCSSSRNQATFLKLIHNLSVVLLSTCNGGSSLQEYEKKILKSVIRNLKVASSKEGKATLKGDDCLRDSSQISCLRNNLLVAIPEHSVSESTDSEFKTSISQALSKLPEDNMLDDTEVSQVSIYKKIWFEAEASVCKLKYELHCARMKLATMKVFSNTQTVPIDPSGSDKARVTVSDGQPHNHAKDCSSCAATLQCHGGVPAASPVPLLPALVSQPYTVAPDNPSGPYCGYCHKLGLTPHPCYKKNDQRRNIFSGTSSPSGPCQSSSTGQELLTQPPPPPPSDILSPRSIIATNKSIANGLDAEIFTQMKVQESRIDNISSLGESKCERQQEPSKGSYPVEDDVLARLRILKSRPDYITSLGLESSNHQLDTSIHASDEVHEMFARLKVLESRIDKISPLGDNKCEEQEKGSEGSYPVKDAVLANLQILKSCADNITSLGLESNKQQLKCKHGHIR, from the exons AAAGAAGATTCTGAAATCTGTTATTCGAAATCTTAAAGTTGCTTCTTCCAAAGAAGGCAAG GCTACATTAAAAGGCGATGATTGTTTGAGGGACTCCAGTCAAATCAGTTGCTTGAGAAACAATTTGTTGGTGGCAATCCCTGAACACTCGGTGTCAGAGAGCACAGATTCAGAATTTAAGACATCTATTTCACAG GCTCTTTCTAAGCTCCCAGAGGATAATATGCTCGATGATACTGAAGTTTCTCAAGTGTCAATTTACAAAAAAATATGGTTTGAAGCAGAAGCTTCGGTGTGTAAACTCAAATATGAGCTTCATTGTGCCCGTATGAAGCTTGCAACAATGAAAGTTTTCAGCAACACACAAACAG TTCCAATTGACCCGTCAGGAAGTGATAAAGCCAGAGTAACCGTATCTGATGGCCAACCACATAATCATGCCAAAGATTGCAGTTCCTGTGCTGCGACCTTGCAATGTCATGGAGGAG TCCCGGCTGCTTCCCCAGTGCCTCTGCTGCCTGCATTGGTGTCACAGCCTTACACGGTCGCGCCCGACAATCCTTCAGGACCATACTGTGGTTACTGTCATAAGTTGGGGCTCACCCCTCATCCATGCTACAAGAAGAATGATCAGAGACGCAATATTTTTAGTGGCACCTCTTCTCCGTCAGGTCCATGCCAGAGCTCCTCCACCGGCCAGGAACTTCTCACTcaaccaccaccgcctcctccttcagATATATTATCTCCAAGGTCCATTATTGCTACAAATAAGAGCATCGCAAATGGTCTTGATGCTGAAATATTTACTCAAATGAAAGTTCAGGAATCCCGTATTGATAATATAAGCTCTTTGGGTGAGAGTAAGTGTGAGAGGCAGCAAGAACCTAGCAAGGGATCATATCCCGTTGAAGATGATGTTTTGGCGAGGCTGAGAATTTTGAAGTCCCGCCCTGATTACATAACCTCGTTGGGTTTGGAAAGCAGCAACCATCAGCTAGACACAAGTATACATGCATCAGATGAGGTTCATGAAATGTTTGCTCGACTGAAAGTTTTGGAGTCCCGCATTGACAAAATAAGCCCTTTGGGTGACAACAAGTGTGAAGAGCAGGAAAAAGGAAGTGAGGGATCATATCCAGTCAAAGATGCTGTTTTGGCAAACCTACAAATTTTGAAGTCATGTGCTGATAATATAACCTCTCTGGGTCTGGAAAGCAACAAGCAGCAGCTAAAATGCAAGCACGGACATATCAGATAA